A genomic segment from Lutibacter sp. A80 encodes:
- a CDS encoding rhomboid family intramembrane serine protease: MNIDKTLLILIIVNVLVSIKGFNDRLFFDKYKFQIGPINRGEKIRMFTSGFLHVDYLHLILNMYVLYIFAPIIIFKLGVIKFLILYLGSLITGSILTLMFHKNESYYSAVGASGAVAGIIYGSILLNPTMSLMMFPLPIPIPGYIFGIGYLLYSIYGMKKQLGNIGHTAHLGGAIGGFGLTLLVYPEVFLNSTFTVVILGVPIILLLLFGNRLK; encoded by the coding sequence ATGAATATAGATAAAACACTGCTAATATTAATAATTGTAAATGTACTTGTTTCTATAAAAGGATTTAATGATCGTTTGTTTTTTGATAAGTATAAATTCCAAATTGGACCTATTAATAGAGGAGAAAAAATTAGAATGTTTACTTCTGGTTTTTTACATGTAGATTATTTGCATTTAATTTTAAATATGTATGTTTTGTATATTTTCGCTCCAATTATAATATTTAAATTAGGAGTTATTAAGTTTTTAATATTGTATTTAGGAAGTTTAATAACAGGGAGTATTTTAACATTAATGTTTCATAAAAATGAATCATATTATAGTGCTGTTGGAGCTTCAGGAGCCGTTGCGGGTATAATTTACGGGTCTATATTATTAAATCCAACAATGAGTTTAATGATGTTTCCATTACCAATACCAATTCCTGGTTATATTTTTGGAATTGGGTATTTATTATATTCAATTTATGGTATGAAGAAGCAGTTGGGAAATATTGGACATACAGCACATTTAGGTGGTGCAATTGGAGGTTTTGGGTTGACTTTATTAGTGTATCCTGAAGTTTTTTTAAATAGTACTTTTACAGTAGTAATACTTGGGGTGCCAATTATATTATTGTTGCTTTTTGGAAACCGTTTAAAATAA
- a CDS encoding M15 family metallopeptidase, giving the protein MSNFLVFSQQQFSEKALMGRGDLALEGTSFKLQKETLEAFKKMQKAALKEGINIKIVSGYRSFDRQKSIWNRKYNLYTSQGLTPNEALQKIIEYSTIPGTSRHHWGTDFDIIDAAVKAPKSLLVTSNYEKNGVYAKLKKWMDAHAESYGFYLVYTNNETRKGFKYEPWHYTYKPLSLNMLSEYLKINLLAFYKNINLEGSQYLTKEFIRNYSKNNILDINKNLINN; this is encoded by the coding sequence ATGTCAAATTTTTTAGTTTTTTCTCAACAACAGTTTAGTGAAAAAGCTTTAATGGGTAGGGGAGATTTAGCTTTAGAAGGAACCTCTTTTAAGTTACAAAAAGAAACATTAGAAGCTTTTAAAAAAATGCAAAAAGCAGCTCTCAAAGAGGGGATAAATATAAAAATTGTTTCAGGTTATAGAAGTTTTGATCGTCAAAAAAGTATTTGGAATAGAAAGTATAATTTATATACTTCTCAAGGGTTAACACCAAATGAAGCACTTCAAAAAATAATTGAATATTCTACTATTCCTGGAACATCTCGTCACCATTGGGGAACTGATTTTGATATTATTGACGCTGCTGTTAAAGCCCCTAAAAGTCTTTTGGTTACAAGTAATTATGAAAAAAATGGCGTATATGCTAAATTAAAAAAATGGATGGATGCACATGCGGAATCTTATGGGTTTTATTTAGTTTACACAAATAATGAAACCAGAAAAGGATTTAAATATGAACCTTGGCATTATACCTATAAACCTTTATCTTTAAATATGTTATCTGAATATTTAAAAATTAATTTATTAGCATTTTATAAAAATATAAACTTAGAAGGAAGTCAATATTTGACAAAAGAATTTATAAGAAATTATTCTAAAAATAATATTTTAGATATAAATAAAAATTTAATAAATAATTAA
- a CDS encoding RagB/SusD family nutrient uptake outer membrane protein gives MKKILIIFIGILAVNVLFIACEEDFLDTYPTDQVSSGVVITTTGNAMSALNGIHRALYIRYDSQGRGGAGHFNMHIDELGEDHVFNSATWTSGIRWLMNASPTHSYNTSHWGMFYKWIANANVLINGVDGADGEQEEKDIIKGQALVYRAYCHYQLVQTWAEAYKIGVDNSQLGVPIKLDNSTEPIERSTVEAVYTQINTDLDDAMLLLEGYSRPNKSHLNQAVAKGLKARVALTQGNWDVAVKYAEEARAGYTLMDKDTYAKGFSDNLDANSEFMWASHIIEDQTNYYGNLGGYLSRNYSSSSIRANPRSINNLLYDKISETDVRKTLWDPTGEHEGLELVSNANKYPYTSQKFLAVSTSDSRMDVPMMRAGEMYLIEAEALARDNQFGSAAQVLFDLISTRDDNYTLSTNTGDDLIEEIMVQRRIELWGEGFRWFDLKRLNLPLDRTGSNHKSSINNNVMEVPVGDNRWIWPIPQDEIDANPLIEQNPI, from the coding sequence ATGAAAAAAATACTAATTATATTTATTGGGATACTTGCTGTAAATGTCTTGTTTATAGCTTGTGAAGAAGATTTTTTAGATACCTATCCAACTGATCAGGTTTCTTCTGGGGTTGTAATTACAACTACAGGAAATGCAATGAGTGCTTTAAATGGAATACATAGAGCTTTATATATACGTTACGATAGTCAAGGTAGAGGTGGTGCTGGACATTTTAATATGCATATTGATGAATTAGGTGAAGATCACGTATTTAATTCTGCTACTTGGACTAGTGGAATTAGATGGCTTATGAACGCAAGCCCAACTCATTCTTATAATACATCTCACTGGGGTATGTTTTATAAATGGATTGCAAATGCAAATGTTTTAATAAATGGTGTAGATGGTGCAGATGGGGAACAAGAAGAAAAAGATATTATTAAAGGACAAGCTTTAGTTTATAGAGCATATTGTCATTATCAATTAGTTCAAACTTGGGCAGAAGCTTATAAGATAGGCGTTGATAATAGTCAGTTAGGTGTTCCAATTAAATTAGACAATTCAACAGAGCCAATTGAAAGATCAACAGTTGAAGCTGTTTATACGCAAATAAATACAGATTTAGATGATGCCATGCTTTTATTAGAAGGTTATTCAAGACCTAATAAATCGCATTTAAATCAGGCTGTAGCCAAAGGATTAAAGGCTAGAGTTGCCTTAACTCAAGGTAATTGGGATGTCGCAGTTAAGTATGCCGAAGAAGCAAGAGCAGGTTATACCTTAATGGATAAAGATACTTACGCTAAAGGTTTTTCAGATAATTTAGATGCTAATAGTGAATTTATGTGGGCAAGTCATATTATAGAAGATCAAACAAATTATTATGGAAATTTGGGAGGTTACCTTTCTCGTAATTATAGTTCTTCTTCTATTAGAGCTAATCCAAGATCTATAAATAATTTATTATATGATAAAATTTCTGAAACGGATGTGCGTAAAACTCTTTGGGATCCTACTGGAGAACATGAAGGTTTGGAGCTGGTTAGTAATGCAAATAAATATCCATATACTAGTCAAAAGTTTTTAGCAGTAAGCACATCTGATAGTCGTATGGATGTTCCAATGATGCGTGCTGGTGAGATGTATTTGATTGAAGCAGAAGCATTAGCTAGAGACAATCAATTTGGTTCTGCAGCTCAAGTTCTTTTTGATTTAATTAGTACTAGAGATGATAATTATACGTTATCTACTAACACAGGAGATGATTTAATTGAAGAAATTATGGTGCAACGTCGTATTGAATTATGGGGTGAAGGTTTCCGTTGGTTTGATTTAAAACGATTAAATTTACCTTTAGATAGAACTGGATCTAATCATAAATCTTCTATAAATAATAATGTTATGGAAGTTCCAGTAGGTGATAATAGATGGATATGGCCAATTCCTCAAGATGAAATTGATGCGAATCCACTTATAGAACAAAATCCAATTTAA
- a CDS encoding lysophospholipid acyltransferase family protein yields the protein MNLLIYILVYPIIWLLSILPFKILYFISDGVYLLVYYVIGYRKKVVLNNLKLSFPEKTDKELLKIRKAFYHHFVDIFIEMIKSFTVSKNSIYKRYKYTNIDFFTDLYKDGKSVVLVGPHYANWEWIMSLDSFVDYRGYAAFTKINNKYFNNKILKSRTKFGTSLVQTSKVISEMKNNQKNNIQAIYGLLSDQSPQLKKTFYWSKFLGIKVPIHTGAEMLAKRYDLNVVYMNVQRVKRGHYQTTFSLITNEATKFEDYQITDIFLEKVEKQIRANPEFYFWTHKRFKHKDKAPKEDS from the coding sequence ATGAATTTACTTATATACATTCTCGTTTACCCAATTATTTGGTTACTTTCTATTTTACCATTTAAAATACTATATTTCATATCAGATGGAGTATATTTATTAGTTTATTATGTAATTGGTTATAGAAAAAAGGTTGTTTTAAATAATTTAAAACTTAGCTTCCCTGAAAAAACTGATAAAGAACTTCTTAAAATTAGGAAAGCTTTTTACCATCATTTTGTCGATATTTTTATTGAAATGATAAAATCGTTTACAGTATCTAAAAATTCAATTTATAAAAGGTACAAATACACTAATATAGATTTTTTTACTGATTTATATAAAGATGGTAAAAGTGTGGTTTTAGTAGGTCCACATTATGCAAATTGGGAGTGGATAATGAGTTTAGACTCCTTTGTTGATTATAGAGGGTATGCTGCATTTACAAAAATAAATAACAAATATTTTAATAATAAAATATTAAAATCTAGAACTAAATTTGGAACTTCATTGGTACAAACTTCTAAAGTTATTTCTGAAATGAAAAACAATCAGAAAAATAATATACAAGCTATTTATGGTTTGCTAAGTGACCAATCTCCTCAATTAAAAAAGACTTTTTATTGGAGTAAATTTTTAGGTATAAAAGTACCAATACATACCGGTGCAGAAATGCTAGCAAAAAGATACGACTTAAATGTTGTTTATATGAATGTACAAAGAGTAAAACGTGGACATTACCAAACTACATTTAGTTTAATAACTAATGAAGCTACTAAATTTGAAGATTACCAAATAACTGATATTTTTTTAGAAAAAGTTGAAAAACAAATTAGAGCAAATCCTGAATTTTATTTTTGGACACATAAACGTTTTAAACATAAAGACAAAGCTCCAAAAGAAGATTCTTAA
- a CDS encoding IS3 family transposase, producing MLGVNRQVYYRSIKSRLHKQTVAQKVIVLVRDIRMLMPRLGGKKLYFLLKDKLSLLKVGRDKLFRILKANHMLIIPKRSYHITTDSHHRFRKHRNLVSSMDIEGPESVWVSDITYIGTRTNPSYLALITDAYSKKIVGYDVSKSLSMDGSLRALEMAINNRKYKESPLIHHSDRGLQYCSNEYQRLLENNEIKPSMTEKYDPYENAVAERINGILKQEFSVAQKIQDFKVKKKLVKNAIEIYNNIRPHLSNEMLTPIQMHAQKKIKPKQYKSKKLNNDVIIQL from the coding sequence TTGCTCGGGGTAAACAGACAGGTTTACTATAGATCCATAAAATCAAGACTTCATAAACAAACTGTAGCACAAAAAGTTATCGTTTTGGTTCGTGATATTCGGATGCTAATGCCAAGATTGGGTGGTAAGAAATTATACTTTCTGTTAAAGGATAAATTATCACTATTAAAAGTAGGAAGAGATAAATTGTTTAGAATACTAAAAGCTAACCATATGTTAATAATACCTAAAAGAAGCTACCACATAACTACAGACTCTCATCATAGATTTAGAAAGCACAGAAACCTTGTCAGCTCAATGGATATAGAAGGGCCTGAATCAGTTTGGGTGAGTGATATTACATATATCGGAACGAGAACCAACCCTTCGTATCTGGCATTAATCACAGATGCTTATTCTAAAAAGATTGTAGGATATGATGTGTCAAAATCTTTATCAATGGATGGTTCATTGAGGGCATTGGAAATGGCTATAAATAATAGAAAATACAAAGAAAGTCCATTAATACATCACTCTGATAGAGGGTTGCAATATTGCTCGAATGAATATCAAAGACTATTAGAAAACAATGAGATTAAGCCTAGTATGACTGAAAAATATGATCCATATGAAAATGCAGTTGCAGAGCGAATAAATGGAATTTTAAAACAGGAATTTAGTGTAGCACAGAAGATTCAAGATTTTAAAGTAAAGAAGAAACTGGTCAAAAATGCAATAGAAATATACAACAATATAAGACCTCATTTATCTAACGAAATGCTAACACCAATACAAATGCACGCACAAAAAAAAATTAAACCAAAACAATACAAATCAAAAAAGCTGAACAATGATGTCATTATTCAGCTTTAA
- the mgrA gene encoding L-glyceraldehyde 3-phosphate reductase, translating into MSKKIKYEANASRYDKMKYRRTGKSGLLLPELSLGLWHNFGKKDDFKNARNLLKCAFDNGITHFDLANNYGPPYGSAETTFGKILKKDFKKYRDELIISSKAGYDMWPGPYGEWGSKKYLMASLNQSLKRMGLDYVDIFYHHRPDYDTPLEETMGALDLMVRQGKALYVGISNYQPERAAEAFKILKDLGTPCLIHQPRYNMLDRWVEDGLLNLIEKEGVGAIAFSPLAQGMLTDKYLNGFPEDSRAIKDGRYLKTEQIKKQLDKIKALNEIAQNRNQNLAQMAIAWILKDKRITSVLIGASKTEQILDSLKATENTVFSEEELALINNLI; encoded by the coding sequence ATGAGTAAAAAAATTAAATATGAAGCAAATGCTTCAAGGTATGACAAAATGAAATATAGAAGAACAGGAAAAAGCGGTTTGCTACTTCCTGAACTTTCGTTAGGTCTTTGGCATAATTTTGGAAAAAAAGACGATTTTAAAAATGCAAGAAACTTATTAAAATGTGCTTTTGATAACGGAATTACACATTTTGATTTAGCTAATAATTATGGTCCTCCTTATGGTTCTGCAGAAACTACTTTTGGAAAAATTTTAAAAAAAGACTTCAAAAAATATAGAGATGAATTAATAATTTCATCAAAAGCTGGTTACGATATGTGGCCTGGTCCTTATGGAGAATGGGGTTCAAAAAAATACTTAATGGCTAGTTTAAACCAAAGTTTAAAACGTATGGGATTAGATTATGTTGATATTTTTTACCATCACCGTCCAGATTATGATACCCCTTTAGAAGAAACTATGGGAGCATTAGATTTAATGGTTCGCCAAGGAAAAGCACTGTATGTTGGTATTTCAAACTATCAACCAGAAAGAGCAGCAGAAGCATTTAAAATTTTAAAAGATTTAGGAACTCCTTGCTTAATTCATCAACCAAGATATAATATGTTAGATCGTTGGGTTGAAGATGGATTGTTAAACTTAATTGAAAAAGAAGGTGTTGGTGCTATCGCTTTTTCGCCATTAGCGCAAGGAATGTTAACCGATAAATATTTAAATGGTTTTCCTGAAGATTCTAGAGCTATAAAAGATGGTAGATATTTAAAAACTGAACAAATTAAAAAGCAACTGGATAAAATAAAAGCTTTAAATGAAATTGCCCAAAATAGAAACCAAAATTTGGCTCAAATGGCAATAGCTTGGATTTTAAAAGATAAACGAATTACATCTGTACTAATTGGAGCAAGTAAAACTGAACAAATTTTAGATAGTTTAAAAGCTACTGAAAATACAGTTTTTAGTGAAGAAGAATTAGCATTAATTAACAACCTTATTTAA
- a CDS encoding TonB-dependent receptor yields the protein MKTKFKSILTLFLALLVQISFAQEKTVSGTVTEGEGPLPGVNVIVKGSKIGTQTNFDGKYSIKVNTGDILVFSYVGMSNVEKTVGTANIINVEMEGSNLLDEVIVVAYGTAKKSDFTGSATQINSEEMELRPISNVSTAVEGASAGVAVTSASGQPGSGQSIQIRGIGSYSASSSPLYVVDGIVFSGYINSINPNDIESLTILKDASSTALYGNKAANGVVMITTKSGKNKKGEFTFNATSSIVDRSIPEYDRLDSDQYYEIMWEALRNTQAIPGINTAEEINNANIYASENIYSELLNNPYNVANDQIVGTDGKINPNAKLIYDDLDWLDAITRIGYRQNYDMSFQGGTEKGDYYVSLGYLNEEGYIINSDFERISGRINVNYKANSWLKTGLNLSITTSQGNQSQATSSQTSSYVNPVRFARGMGPIYNIYQHDASGNYILDGNGDRIYDLDASRPSDANNGRHIVAEIKWNEDLDEITSLGGKTYLDFQITKDLSFRTNLSIDERHYYNTDFENKFVGDGATAGRAGRTYTRRTVVGFNQLLNYSKTIGDHNISALLAHESIKEKYNALDGSRSGIIADGNTELINFVTTLDLYSYEDVLNDESYFGRVNYDYDGKYFLSASYREDGTSKFAEETRWGSFWSLGAAWRMDKEDFISKLDWVDMMKFRISYGEIGNNSGISWYAYQGLYDLGYNNQSESGFLQASLENRDLFWETSENFDVALEFRLFNKLNGIIEYYNKNSDNLLFAVPLPLSSGSESVYKNIGSMYNRGVEVSFDYDIIKTDNFKWNLGINAATVKNEFTKLPQEEIINGSKKLMVGRSIYDYWLKDWYGVDPADGAALYIPTEEAIEANDSDIRTVDGAIVTTNQANGEYHYAGSAIPDLTGAISNSFSYKDFDLGFMFTYQIGGKVIDYNYQSIMSAGDYGGALSVDILDRWQQPGDITDIPRMDPTETSNFNATSDRWLVDGSYLNLKRINFSYSLPSNVIDKLGVSTAQIYTSAENVFSLNARKGLDIQQNFSGTNSNVYTPSRIISLGVNVKF from the coding sequence ATGAAAACAAAGTTTAAAAGTATCTTAACGTTATTTTTAGCGTTATTAGTGCAAATTTCTTTTGCACAAGAGAAAACAGTTTCTGGAACTGTTACAGAAGGTGAAGGTCCTTTACCTGGAGTAAATGTTATTGTAAAGGGTTCTAAAATAGGTACACAAACCAATTTTGATGGTAAGTATTCTATAAAAGTAAATACTGGAGATATTTTGGTATTTAGTTATGTAGGAATGTCTAATGTAGAAAAGACCGTTGGAACAGCTAACATAATTAATGTAGAGATGGAAGGGAGTAACCTTTTAGATGAAGTTATTGTAGTTGCATATGGAACTGCAAAAAAATCTGATTTTACAGGTTCTGCCACTCAAATAAATAGTGAAGAAATGGAGCTGAGGCCAATTTCTAATGTTTCTACTGCTGTAGAGGGTGCTTCTGCAGGTGTTGCAGTTACATCTGCAAGTGGACAACCAGGTTCAGGTCAAAGTATTCAAATTAGAGGTATAGGATCTTATTCAGCTTCAAGTTCTCCATTGTATGTTGTAGATGGTATTGTATTTAGTGGTTATATAAATTCTATAAATCCAAATGATATAGAAAGTCTAACAATTTTAAAAGACGCTTCATCTACTGCATTATACGGTAACAAAGCTGCAAATGGAGTTGTAATGATAACAACTAAAAGTGGAAAAAATAAAAAAGGAGAATTTACATTCAATGCAACTTCTAGTATTGTTGATAGGTCTATACCTGAATATGATAGGTTAGATTCAGATCAATATTATGAAATTATGTGGGAAGCGCTTAGAAATACACAAGCAATACCTGGTATAAATACAGCCGAAGAAATTAATAATGCAAATATTTATGCATCAGAAAATATTTATAGTGAATTATTAAATAATCCATACAATGTAGCTAATGATCAAATTGTTGGGACTGATGGTAAAATTAATCCAAATGCAAAACTTATTTATGATGATTTAGATTGGTTAGACGCTATTACACGTATAGGGTACCGTCAAAACTATGATATGAGTTTTCAAGGAGGTACTGAAAAAGGAGACTATTATGTGTCTTTAGGATATTTAAATGAAGAAGGTTATATTATAAATTCAGATTTCGAAAGAATTTCTGGACGTATAAATGTAAACTATAAAGCTAATAGTTGGTTAAAAACAGGATTGAATCTTAGTATAACAACTTCACAAGGGAATCAATCTCAAGCAACATCTTCCCAAACAAGTTCATATGTTAACCCTGTGCGTTTTGCTCGTGGAATGGGGCCGATTTATAATATTTATCAACATGATGCATCGGGAAATTATATTTTAGATGGTAATGGTGATAGAATTTATGATTTAGATGCTTCACGTCCAAGTGATGCAAATAATGGTAGACATATTGTAGCAGAAATTAAATGGAATGAAGATTTAGATGAAATTACATCATTAGGAGGTAAAACATATCTCGATTTTCAAATTACAAAAGATTTAAGTTTTAGAACTAATCTTAGTATAGATGAACGTCATTATTATAATACAGATTTTGAAAATAAATTTGTGGGTGATGGAGCTACTGCAGGTAGAGCAGGTCGTACTTATACAAGGAGAACTGTAGTTGGTTTTAATCAATTATTAAATTATTCAAAAACAATAGGTGATCATAATATTAGTGCATTGTTAGCACATGAGTCTATTAAAGAAAAGTATAATGCTTTAGATGGGTCACGTTCAGGAATAATTGCTGACGGTAATACGGAATTAATCAATTTTGTTACAACATTAGATTTATATTCTTATGAAGATGTGTTGAATGACGAAAGTTACTTTGGACGTGTAAATTATGATTATGATGGTAAATACTTTTTAAGCGCATCTTATAGAGAGGATGGAACATCTAAGTTTGCTGAAGAAACGCGTTGGGGTAGTTTTTGGTCTTTAGGAGCAGCTTGGCGTATGGATAAAGAAGATTTTATTAGTAAACTAGACTGGGTAGATATGATGAAATTTAGAATATCTTATGGTGAAATTGGAAACAATTCTGGTATTAGTTGGTATGCTTACCAAGGTTTATATGATTTAGGATATAACAACCAAAGTGAATCAGGGTTTTTACAAGCATCACTTGAAAATAGAGATCTTTTCTGGGAAACAAGTGAAAATTTTGATGTAGCATTAGAGTTTCGTTTATTCAATAAATTAAACGGAATAATAGAATATTATAACAAGAATTCAGATAATTTATTATTTGCAGTACCATTACCATTATCAAGTGGAAGTGAAAGTGTTTATAAAAATATTGGTTCTATGTATAATAGAGGGGTAGAGGTTAGTTTTGATTACGATATTATTAAAACGGATAATTTTAAATGGAATTTAGGAATTAATGCAGCAACTGTAAAAAATGAATTCACAAAATTACCTCAAGAAGAAATTATTAATGGATCTAAAAAATTAATGGTAGGGCGTTCTATTTACGATTATTGGTTAAAAGATTGGTACGGTGTAGATCCAGCTGATGGAGCTGCTTTATATATTCCTACAGAAGAAGCAATTGAAGCAAATGATAGTGATATACGTACAGTTGATGGAGCCATTGTAACAACAAATCAAGCAAATGGAGAATATCATTATGCAGGTTCAGCTATTCCAGACTTAACAGGAGCTATATCTAATTCTTTTAGTTATAAGGATTTTGATTTAGGTTTTATGTTTACCTATCAAATAGGAGGTAAAGTTATAGATTATAACTATCAAAGTATTATGAGTGCAGGTGATTATGGAGGTGCTTTAAGTGTAGATATTTTAGATCGTTGGCAACAACCTGGAGACATTACAGATATACCAAGAATGGACCCAACTGAAACGTCTAATTTTAATGCAACTTCTGATAGATGGTTGGTTGACGGTTCTTACTTAAATTTAAAGAGAATTAATTTTTCTTATAGTTTACCAAGTAATGTGATTGATAAATTAGGAGTTTCAACAGCTCAAATTTATACAAGTGCAGAAAATGTATTTTCTTTAAATGCAAGAAAAGGATTAGATATACAACAAAACTTTAGTGGAACTAATTCAAATGTGTATACACCTTCTAGAATTATTTCATTAGGGGTAAATGTTAAATTTTAA
- a CDS encoding C40 family peptidase, with protein sequence MKYLKYILVLVLFYSCQSNQSSITTFQNLNDSIKNKYAPDKRVAIYDVSYKKAGTNLILEGETDNPLAIEGLKSSLTAKGITFIDSVSILPESTVGEYTYALANNSAANLRGKGKHSAELVTQVILGTELKVLKNEGSFSLVQTPEKYIAWVDNGGIAFFTKDQLNKWNESELIIYTKTTGNSYQDSDFKIILTDMVLGGKVKLIEELTTSFKVEFPDGRIGFIKKDEAEKYKQWLIHLKPSKELVERYAKSLLGSPYLWGGTSTKAMDCSGFVKTVYLMNGFVTPRDASQQILKGEIVDKNLELEGLEKGDLMFFGTKATADKKQRVTHVGIWLGNGKQEFIHSSRRVRLNSMNPESEAYDTWCGEHYLGSRRYLDVESKELIKL encoded by the coding sequence ATGAAATATTTAAAATATATTTTAGTATTGGTACTTTTTTATTCTTGTCAATCAAATCAAAGTTCCATAACTACATTTCAAAATTTAAACGACAGTATAAAAAATAAATATGCTCCAGATAAAAGAGTTGCTATTTATGACGTTTCATATAAAAAAGCAGGAACTAATTTAATATTAGAAGGAGAAACAGATAATCCATTAGCTATTGAAGGTCTAAAAAGTAGTTTAACAGCTAAAGGAATAACATTTATAGATAGTGTTTCAATTTTACCAGAGTCAACTGTTGGAGAATATACGTATGCATTGGCAAATAATTCAGCTGCTAACTTAAGAGGTAAAGGAAAACACTCAGCAGAATTGGTTACCCAAGTTATTTTAGGAACAGAATTAAAAGTTTTAAAAAATGAAGGATCATTTTCGTTAGTACAAACTCCAGAAAAATATATTGCTTGGGTAGATAATGGTGGAATTGCATTTTTTACAAAAGATCAATTAAATAAATGGAATGAATCTGAACTTATAATTTATACAAAAACTACAGGTAATTCTTATCAAGATTCTGATTTCAAAATTATTTTAACAGATATGGTTCTTGGAGGAAAAGTTAAATTAATTGAAGAATTAACAACTAGTTTTAAAGTCGAATTTCCTGATGGTAGAATTGGTTTTATTAAAAAAGACGAAGCCGAAAAATATAAGCAATGGTTAATTCATTTAAAACCATCTAAAGAATTAGTAGAGCGTTATGCTAAAAGTCTGTTAGGTTCGCCATATTTATGGGGAGGAACTTCAACAAAGGCAATGGATTGTAGTGGTTTTGTAAAAACTGTGTATTTAATGAATGGTTTTGTAACTCCAAGAGATGCTTCGCAACAAATTTTAAAAGGTGAAATTGTTGATAAAAATTTAGAGTTAGAAGGTTTAGAAAAGGGAGATTTAATGTTTTTTGGTACTAAAGCAACAGCTGATAAAAAACAGCGAGTTACTCATGTAGGTATTTGGTTAGGGAATGGGAAACAAGAATTTATTCATTCTTCAAGAAGAGTGCGTTTAAATTCTATGAACCCTGAATCTGAAGCTTATGATACTTGGTGTGGAGAGCATTATTTAGGAAGCAGAAGGTATTTAGATGTTGAAAGTAAAGAATTAATAAAACTTTAA
- a CDS encoding GNAT family N-acetyltransferase, giving the protein MIEIKEITAKETFEIRLEVLRRNIPLPYEFKGDFDQDTFHLGAFKEGKLIAVSSFMKAENNSFKGKQYQLRGMATLNNYQGFGAGKLLISKAEEILKSLHINCLWCNARVIALDFYKKQGFLTYGDKFEVPLIGDHFVMYKYLD; this is encoded by the coding sequence ATGATTGAAATTAAAGAAATTACAGCAAAAGAAACTTTTGAAATTAGATTGGAGGTTTTGCGAAGAAATATACCATTGCCTTATGAGTTTAAAGGAGATTTTGATCAAGATACGTTTCATCTTGGTGCATTTAAAGAAGGTAAATTAATTGCAGTTTCTAGTTTTATGAAAGCTGAAAATAATAGTTTTAAAGGAAAACAATACCAATTAAGAGGTATGGCAACTTTAAATAACTATCAAGGTTTTGGAGCTGGAAAACTTTTAATATCAAAAGCCGAAGAAATTTTAAAATCTTTACATATAAATTGTTTATGGTGTAATGCACGTGTTATTGCATTAGATTTTTATAAAAAACAAGGTTTTTTAACTTATGGTGATAAATTTGAGGTTCCTTTAATTGGGGATCATTTTGTAATGTATAAATATTTAGATTAA